The segment ctgactttgaaatgtgcttttatatagcaaatggatcccgatagagctatagctgacgatgttgaaagtaatgcgcctgctcctgcGTAAGGGGCAGTGCAAGATGATTCACGACCAGCTATGAGTAGCCGTGatagtgaggctaagcaagccttctattaaatgatgaatgaatggttcacctaatacattagaaccaatccgactgtacaacaacctccacccccagttAATCCTTCTCAGATTCCTGTCGTGACTTCTATGAATCCGGTTCAGCTAAATACaccaccggttgataagattagaaagtatggggctgaagaattctaaGCTACAACAAATAATGATGCtaaaagagccgaattctggttagaaaatacaatacaggtatttgatgaaatgtctctgaatccaGAAGAATGTGTTAAATGCGCCGTTTCACTTCTAAGAGATACGGTGTATCAttagtggaaaactttaatatctgtggttccgagcGAACGTgttacctgggatttcttccaagctgaatttcgaaagaaatacattagtcagagatttattgatcagaaacgtaaagattttctcgagcttaaacagggttGTATGTCCGTTACTAAATACGAACGGGAATTTCTGAGATTGAGccaatatgctcgggaatgtatatcaaatgaagcaataatgttgaaaagatttgaagatggactaaacgaagatatctgTCTGCTAGTGGGGATTTTAGAGATTAAAtaaatggtagtgctcgttgagcgagcatgtaaagctgaagaattaaggaaaaagaaaagaaaagttgattctgaagctagagatgctagaaagagatcttcgagtaaaTTATTTCAGTCTGGaccaaagaaattctgagatgatcaaaACTGTTCAAATACTAATGTAGGACATTCAaaccgagatcgagctagatcgtaTTCGAACACCAGAGCCCCtgttacttctgttgcaagtgttggaagtGTCCGATCTGAAAAACCTGAGTGTAAAaattatggtaaaagacatccgggaaattgtagattgaatgaccgagcctgttTTCGATGTGAATCCCTGGATCATTTTataagagattgttctgaacccactgagcaagagaatgtacagaattCGAGACAGagtaacacctcagctagaggtagaccttccagaaacaCGAGAAATACAAGTGGTGATCAAAGATCTACTAGGGAtactgctgttagatctgaggccagagcacttgctagggcctatgctatccgagctcgtgaggaagcctcgtctccagacgtggttactggtacttttactctttatgatacttctatgattgcattgatagaccctagatcaacgcattcttatatttgtatgaatttcgTGCATAGTAAggctttgcctgtagagtctactgaattcgtaattagagtatcgaaccccttaagcAAAAGTgtcttagttgataaagtctgcaagaactgCCGTTAATGATTCGAGATGCCTATTTTCTTGCTGATCTATTGTTATTGCCTTtcaacgaatttgatataattctagggatggactggttaacattgcacgatgctgttgtgaattgtaaaagaaaagtcattgatttaaggtgtaagaatgatgagataattcgaattgagcccagtgatctgaatggactaccagctgtgatatctgcaatgaaagcgcggaaatatgtaaagaaaggttgtgaagcctacttagcttatgtgttagactcgaaagtgaatgataagagagttgaatcagtgcctgttgtttgtgaattctctgatgtgtttcctgaggaactaCCTAGCTTGCCTCCAAATCGAGAAGtcaagtttggcattgaattggtacctggtactactccaatatcgatagctccgtacagaatggctccgactgaactaaaagaattaaaatcttagttgcaagaattgaccgatcgaggatttgctagaccgagtttctcaccttggggtactcctgttctgtttgtgaaaaagaaagatggcacaatgagaatgtgtattgattactgtcaacttaataaagtgactgtaaagaacaaataccttctgcctagaattgatgatttattcgatcagttgaaatgtgctactgtgttttcaaaaatagatctgagatcgggttattatcagttgcgagtaaaagactctgacattccgaaaactactttcagaatgaggtacgggcattatgaatttttagttatgccttttggtttaacgaatgcacctgctgtatttatggattgGATTAATAGAATTTGCaggccgtatttagatcaattagttgtagtattcattgatgacatattgatttattcacgtaatGAATCTGAGCATACTGAACATTTGAAAATAGTATTTCAGATTTTGAGaaataaacaattatatgcaaagttcagtaaatgtgaattctagttgagaaaagttggttttctgggtcatattgtatcatcTTTCgatattcgagttgatccgagtaagatttcagctattctagattggaagccttcgaggaatgtatctgaagtctgcagttttctaggacttgtcggttactacagacaatttgtaaaagatttcttgATGATtacaactccgttgacaaaattgcttcagaaatatatgaggtttgaatggtctgaacaatgtcagaaaagtttcgatcggttaaaagctctgttaatTGAAGCTCTgatattggtacaacctgagtcaagtaaagaattcgttgtttacagtgatgcttcgttgaatggactcggttgtgttttaatgcaagaaggaaaagttgttgtttatgcttcgagacaattaaagccgcatgagaaaaactatccaaaACACAACCTcgagttagctgccattgtattttctttgaagatctggcgcactatctgtttggtgagaaatgtcatgtgttttctgatcataaaagtctgaagtatttaataatgcaaaaagatttgaatttgcaacagagaagatggttagaactgctaaacgattacgaacttgtgattgattatcatccgggcaaAGCTAATGTTgctgctgatgctttgagtaggaaatcattgtctGCATTGTGTACTATAGACGCTAATCTAGCACTGTCTGATGATACTTTGGTTTATGCCGAACTGAAAGCAAAACCTTTGTTTATACAACAGATCTGTGAAGCTTAGAAATCTGACaataaattgatagctaaacgaACTTGTGTGATTCTGAATTCCGGGTTGATgttaatgattgtttgagatttagaaatagactttgtgttcctaGAAATCCGGAGTTGATtcggatgattttgagtgaagctcacagcagtagattttctgtacattcgggaagtacgaaaatgtataacaatttgaaacaactatattggtggccaggaatgaaaagagatgtttctgactttgtttcgagatgtttaatctatcagcaagttaaagctgaacatcaggtgccatctgggttattacaaccgattatgattccagagtggaaatgggatcgagtgaccatggattttgtttcgggtttgcctctgtcttcgaaaaagaaagatgcaatttcggttgtagttgatcgtttgatgaaatcagctcattttattccgattcggtttgattatttgctcgataagctagctgagttgtatatttctgatattgtgaaattgcatggtgtaccattgtcAATATTAtctgatagagacccaagatttacatcacgattctggaagaaattacaagatgctctgggtactaaattgcatttcagcactgcttttcatctgcaaacagatggccaatctgagcagattattcaaatactcgaggatatgttgagatgttgcattctcaagtttgaaggtacgtgggaatagtatctatctttgattgaatttgcctataataatagctttcaatcgagtatcaaaatggcaccgtacgaagctttatacagtagaaagtgtagaactccattatattggtctgagcttagtgagaataagatttatggtattgatctgataaaagaaacagatcagaaagtgaaagtaatccgagatagtctgaaagctgcctctaatcgtcagaaatcatatgcagatttaaaacgaaaggatatcgaatatgagatcggtgataaagtgtttctgaaggtatttccgtggaagaaactgttccgatttggaaaaaggggcaagttgagtccgaggtttatcggaccatatgaaatcattgagcgagttgggccggttgcttatagattgaagctaccatctgagttagaaaagattcacaatgtatttcatgtatcgatgcttcgacgatacagatctgatccttcgcatctAATTTCTCCGTCTGATATTGAAATCCAttcagatatgacttatgaagaaaagccaATCTGTATTCtgtctcgtgagattaaagaattgcgtAATAAGAGAATTCTGTTAGTCAAAGTACTGTGGCACAGacacggagtagaagaggctacatgagagCCTGAAAATGCAATGAAacagcaatatccgaatctgtttaacggtaagattttcggggacgaaaatccctaagaggggagaattgtaatagtctagttttgaccttagtcagaataatggtttcaggaccacaaatccgagtttaaaaaatattttaatattattttttgtgtctatGATATGAGAATttgcatctgtgaaatttctgtgatttaatttgtctgtttctgtgcttaattatgaaaaaggattaaatcgcgtaaagtgtaaaagttgagtgctagatgttaaagcacctatttggcttggcttttaaaatatgggtccttgcatgtcaaatttaccatttatgttaatggtggacaattatggacatgttaggtaagttttaatgatttttattaatgaagggcaaaatggtaaatggtgtattaaatgaattaaagtaAATTAAGTGCATGAAATAAGCCATTTCTTCATGTATTCTTAtcgaaaattaaaagaaaataggaAGGAATAGAGCTTTAGGGTTTCGACACTTGCAagcatcaattaggtatgtgtttttgctcggttttttataatttctacgtttctataatcgttgctttgtgttcttcaaaacccatgtctaaatttctgtttttgttgaagattataaaatgtgccattgatgattatctGAGCTTTGTGGTGCTcttatatgaattatgaaatatatatgttaaattatcatgttttgttattgaatttttgatgaaatgagctatttgggctaatttgtgaaaatgaggttttgaaggactaatttgtgaatttaACATGTTGTATgagcttatatagaagccatgaaaatttggcaagcccttgttgcaaagaaattttacatattggtgattttgtgaaaaacggactaaattgtcaaagtgtgaaaatttaagggctaaaatgtaaagtgccctgaatatgtgtatatggattaaattgaatgaaataaatgattaaatggttgaatttgtattgtattagatcaagaacaaagaaaatcggacttagatcgagggaagtccaaggtagtcgaatagtcgactcatttTCGTCCAAAATTCATACGATGTAAGTCAAACTACACTTAtgtgttaagttgattaaattcTGTGTTTATAAACTGTTATCTgtattggacggccttgagagcctgataaaaGAACATTGGTATTGATCTAGATTATCATATAAGACCgtgtctgagacattggcatcgatttgaaatttacgtgtaagaccatgtctgggacatcggcatcgtatctgtttttgtataagaccctgtctgggacagaggcatcgatactgaattacatgtaagaccacgtctggggcgTTGGCATTGTACTTGTCTGTGAATATTTATTCCATTTCTGGATTGTCCAATGATaaagtatgagatatgaaatgtataattcctACAGGTACGTTCGTATCGTACTTAATTTctaaatatgaaagactctgtttctgCGAAGTAGGTTcagaaatcatggaaatgaatatGATATGCTTACAAGAaaatgagcatggttaagtttatgaacaactctgagaaatggctatgaattTTTATTGTTGTTTTGAACTACATATATATGCTTTATGTAATTAAACCAATTGTGTTTGGCTTATTAAGCTCTtcgtagcttactttgtgtgcttactgtctgttttacagttattgtagctactgaaggctcgggaatagtcgaggattgtcatcaCACCATCAAACTCTTTTTGGTACTTTCAGAAATGTATATaattatgtatggcatgtataagctagaatgGATTAGTTGATATGTATGTACAAGTtatgccatttgaattggctagcaaatgatatatttgtgtattgttttggtgTATGTCTTAATGTGTtatgttctaatgtgttttggttaTATTTAAGCAatgaattggttggaaatgttggtatacttgttgcatattaatgtttgtaggattggaaccatatggggtgacaaattggcttaaaccaagcctgcattatgccacacggctagggaacacgggcgtgccttatggccgtgtgaaaaagtcagtagctAACTAAATTTTACAAGgtcatggcacacggccgtgtctgttgatcgtgttaaaaagtcagtataggatctctttttggcacggttggactacatgggcgtgtcttgtgcctgtgtgagtcacacggcctagtcacacgggcgtgtgacttggtcagttttgaaaatattgattaagttctgaaagttctgaaagttctgaaagttctgaatgggttcggtttagttctgaccttccttaaatgtatgttttaggtctcgtagaccatcttaatggatgaattgtggatgaatatttatgtattgatattatatgatatctgtgaatcTGTGTTACTCTAAAATACTCTGTCTATCCGGTGACTCCCCTTTCCTATTTcggtgacggttacgggataagggtgttacaccagacatgtcttacactagcactcgtctcagtgccgatgccatgtcctagacatggtcttacactagcttccATAATgttgctgatgcatgtcccagacatgtcttacactagcacacacaaGACACCCAATTATTACGGCATGAATGTTCAGTCTACTTCCTAAGGCTCCAATAGAAATTttattatctcaattatcattatacattATCAAATTTCATAATGaatcaattcatgctatatcgattcaatgacaattcaaacacatatatcaacaacatagttgtattatttatatacaacttacctcggactaCAAAATGCACACGACTAGTCAGTTTGCTTGACTTTCCCCCGATCAAGGTTCGGATTTGAaaactcttgatctataatagtaaaatgcACTAATTTAGTCACTAATCACAATTAGGCAATCAAGGATTTACATCCttagtaaaatgaccattttggccCTAGACcttagcaaaatgaccattttgcccctaggctcgaaaatcaatttttatcgaatttattcgtatcttaagcctagccaaaccctttttactcttatagaaacttcaaaatctcactatttcacatatttatcccTTAGttcacaacttatgcaaaatagtctctTTGGGTATTTTTATGCTAACACctctcacaaaagttgtttaggactcttctaagactcatattcttccataaaattttagaaaataacatgaatatTCACATAGTGAAACCCTATACTTATTaccgttttgcaaaatagtcatcTCATTTGAAAGTCCATGACACAAAcatgccaaaaatgtaaaaatcatcaagaaaatcatcaagatcacttacattatgagagaaataagttgctgcaaatttttagttttaaaacctccatattttctaatattttcggtggagagaagagatggagaagaagaaaaatgcTAGATAGGCCTTAGGCATTATTTCattaccaaatcatgacatcacttacctaaactttgactatttgtttaaaattcatctcatggccggccaagctactctataagggtctattttccctttaaatacccccaatttaaTTCCTCTAGATAATTGACACATTTGGGCAATAGtttgcaactttttctttttatgcgatttagtcctttttcgcaattgggcaaGCCATCGCTagaattaattcaccaaattttccaTACACTAATATTAACATGCTATgacccaaaaataataataaaataatttattcaactatggatttgtggtcccgagaccactattctaactaggccctaagtcgggctgttacaaaataagttattttattttcttttagccAAAGAAATGAGAGAAGGTCTCAGTACCAAAGAGAAGGAACCCGTAGAGTAAATAAAGCTCTAAGTAAAGAAATCTGGTGAGTTCCTTCATACCTTGAGTCTAATATTTGTGTTATTTCGTTTAACCTTTATCATTGTACATCTAGATAAGTGGCTTTGTCCTTTGGCTCTGATGCTCTGTATAAGGAAATGCATTTAAAAAGTCAATGCATGCAAAGGTATAAACGATTAAATAGACTCAAAAACCTAGTATATACATGATGTGAATACTCTTTCCTTGGTTCACAAGCTCTGTATCCAGACTGGTGTAATGAGGCATCAGAGGGATGTTATCTATGATGAGTAAAAAAAAAGAACATAGGATAATATGTTTTGCCTCTATTATGACACTCTGGTGCGAACCATGACTGGTGAAAACCCGACCTTACGATGGAACACAAGTGTGTGTTTGAAAACAAGGAGGAATGTTAGGAGGTACAGAGGTGATGAATGGTAAATAACTCTGATGAGCGATATAAAGATATAGGAAAATGGTTCTTCAAAACTAGGATCAAAAGCTAGCACAAGGAAGGGAGTATGTGGGAAAATGGGTGTATGTGTGTAAAATAAGCAATGTACATTGCATGAAATGTAAACAGTAAGCCTGGCAATTAAAAAGGGGTAGTCCGCATAAGTGGCGAATACACGGAGCAATTGTGCCCATGTTTGTCACGCGTGAGATTCTAAAAACAGTTAGTGTCTGCCAGTAGGCTGAGTCTGATCGCGGTAGTATCCACCAGCAGATACATCAGATCAGAAAGAGTTCTGTATCCGCCAAAAATAGCATGTTAGTCCATTAGTTAGAGTCTAACCCCCTTGTTGTCTTATGGTGTTTTTAAAGGATCCATTTTTCGGGAACTCACTAAACTCTTTCAAACTTACCTAGTTTCTTCTTCTTACTTTCAGGTTTTTAATTGAATGTGGTGACAGCAAGGGAACAACCAGACTAGTGACCCATTTGTGAGccttcttgattttctttttgtgACATGTAATTGTTGGGGGTATCAGGATAATTGTTAGATGTTGCTATTTAAAAATCATTGAACTGCATTTTGAAAACGATATTTTGTACTTGTAAATGTTTATTGGTGGCCTTGTTGGCGTATTATTAATTATGGTTTATggcattatcaaattaaattgaGTTGAATTTTAAACTTTAGCTTAAGTGGTAACTCGAAAAGAAATTTCGTACAAACTTTTGGATATGTTTCTAAGTTGTCGTCAAGTGGCGTGGtaccattttaatttcattttcaattatatatattcaaatttacGGAACACTGCTCTAGTAAATGGGTACCCCACCAATTCCAAAAGTTGGTCTTAAAAAGAAAAGTTTAGTGATTTCAATGGTTTACTCATGGCGTTCCATACCTAGTTCCGATGATCGGATCAAGTGTAGGGTGTTATAAAAAAGTTCTACAAGTTTAAGCTGCTAGCATGAAATGAATAAGGGATTTAACAACCTTGAATTTACGAAGGAAAGTTAGTGAGCAAATAGTTGAGATAAGGCACCTCCCGAGCAATCTTCGATAGGGAACATGAGGCTTATAAATTCCTGTCACATGTCAGAAACAAAGGCACATATACCTTTTGACTCTAAAACTTTGTCTCACATTAATTTTTCTTATAATATTATTGACTTAAGTACTGAATGGTGTTCTAAAGGTCGAAGTCTAGCGCCTTCTAACTGATTTCTCCATTTATAAATCGCTTATAATTGACTAACAAAATTGAGATCAACATACCATTTCTTACATCACCTTGAAAATCAATCAAGTAATGATTTCTTTGCACTTTTGATGTGATCAAATTTCCTTAAATAAAGAGACCATGTTTCTAAAAGAAGTCTACTCCTAAAAAATGCATATTTATTACCTTATTGAAGACTTGCTCAAGTGCAATTCAAGGAAAAAAAGAAGTTCAAGATTAATTTTGTAAGCGTTAGAgaaacttattttaaaatattctttgtGTTCAATTGGTAACTAatctttaaaaagaaaatttaatagAGAGGAAAGGGGGAGACGATTAAGTTAATATATAGAAATAGTATTGCAACTTGATTAATGAATTAAACGTGAATCGTTAAATCAAATATCGGAGTAACAccttataaacttaaaaatatttcgAATTATATAACCATAATTTTATATTATCTCTATTTTTAGTATGCTAGTTTTCGTtgcaattaattttcataaaatttaaatggATATTATTCTATAAGAAAGTTAACAAATTTATAGTAATTGGATACAGTTTTATAAATAATGAATTTCTATTTTACAAGAATATAAGtatacaaaaaaattaaatataaaaacaatAATCGACTCTCAAGCATCAAGACTAGAAAGAATAATTAATCTTCCGCTTCTTTTCGATTTTCCAATCTGTGCATTTTATCTTTAGTTTCTAATCAAAATGAGTGGCACCGAGTCATCAGTTCTTCCATCGAGTCAACCCAGATCCACCGAGTTCACGATTCCAAAACTCGCCCAAAAAAGTCTTAGCCGCATCCAAACTAGGAAAATAAGTAGGCTCTAAGAATACCTGGCTCAACCAATCGACCGAGCCGGAGCCGGCCACGACTCGGTTCCCTTTCGCTTCTAAACTCCCCATAACCACCACCAACACCTGCTTATATCCGTAAAAGAACCGTTTTAAAGCTCCTTCGATGGCTTGCAAAGCTTGTACGAGGAAGACCTTATTGCCCTCCTGCTTCTCTGAGTACAATCTCATCGCAGCTTCTTGGATCCTGGGTCCGCCCTTAGGATCCACCTCCACACCCAATATAAACGGAACCTTGTGTTTCAATTCCTTGGAGATTTTCGTAATTTCAGCCAAGCCTTTCGACCTGAAACAAAACGCTTCCGTTTCATTGACCGGTTTTATCAGTAGCTGACTTTTGAGGTGAAGGAAATCGTCGGGGTCCATTAAGAGGTGGAGATCTTCGATTTCCGCTAGAAGCTTCCAGATCCTTTCCATCAAATAACAATCGCTCGCGGCGGTTTCGAAGATTTCAGCGTCAATCCTCGAAGCGATGCGTTTCAGTACTTGTTTCGCCGTTTGGATCCATGATTCCAGGATCTGATGCGTCGTGAAAAGCGTTGCGTTCTCGTGGTTCTCGATGCAGTGGTCGTACGGGCTCCTTTTAAGCGCGTGGATGTCGTTTGGCTTGCAAACGGCGTCGTAATCGAGGCTCGGTTTGCCGGACAAGTTCGGCTCTCCTAAACCTAGAGTGTACGGACAACGCCTCATCTCGCACTCAATGGTGTAAAGGATTTTCTGAGCGGCGTCTTCAGATTTCTGCCACGTGGCAAGTCGAGGCAACAAGCTGTCTTTGCTGGTTCGGCTGACCACCGTTGTTTCTCCATGAAGCTTCCAGACCTCGGCAGAGCTGCTCTCACGAGCTAGTACTCCGTTCGAAGAAGTTAGATCGACGATTGGCGCCGTGCCAGCGGCCGTTTTGTCCTCGTTTTCCTCCTCGCAAAGCATGGCGATGAGTTCGATCTGACTCGTGGTGAGTGACTCGAGTCGACGCTTCCATTCGCGACGGTTCGAATACGATCTAGGATCAGACAAAACAATCGAAATAAACCTGAATGTGATCTCGAGAGCATGCAAAGCGGGCTTCAAAACGCGCTCGTTTTGCCAAGCTGGAAACTCCTTTGTCTCCCATAACTTCCTCAACTCCGGTAGCCGGAGATAATAATCGTAAGCGGAGGAAGCCGAAGCTGAAGTCGAAAGTGGAGATGAAATATTGGAGAAGCGAAACGGCGTAGGAATCGAAACCTGAAGCTTATTAGAAAGTTTTGGGGATTTGTTTGGGATATCGGAAGAGACCATCTTCGCTTTCCAATCTAAATCAACCATTTTCTGGAAA is part of the Gossypium arboreum isolate Shixiya-1 chromosome 5, ASM2569848v2, whole genome shotgun sequence genome and harbors:
- the LOC108450660 gene encoding nematode resistance protein-like HSPRO2, which encodes MVDLDWKAKMVSSDIPNKSPKLSNKLQVSIPTPFRFSNISSPLSTSASASSAYDYYLRLPELRKLWETKEFPAWQNERVLKPALHALEITFRFISIVLSDPRSYSNRREWKRRLESLTTSQIELIAMLCEEENEDKTAAGTAPIVDLTSSNGVLARESSSAEVWKLHGETTVVSRTSKDSLLPRLATWQKSEDAAQKILYTIECEMRRCPYTLGLGEPNLSGKPSLDYDAVCKPNDIHALKRSPYDHCIENHENATLFTTHQILESWIQTAKQVLKRIASRIDAEIFETAASDCYLMERIWKLLAEIEDLHLLMDPDDFLHLKSQLLIKPVNETEAFCFRSKGLAEITKISKELKHKVPFILGVEVDPKGGPRIQEAAMRLYSEKQEGNKVFLVQALQAIEGALKRFFYGYKQVLVVVMGSLEAKGNRVVAGSGSVDWLSQVFLEPTYFPSLDAAKTFLGEFWNRELGGSGLTRWKN